A stretch of the Methanobacterium veterum genome encodes the following:
- the ribC gene encoding riboflavin synthase, producing MKVGICDTTFARVDMGAHAIDEIKQHVGNITFIRRTVPGIKDLPVASKKLIEEENCEIVMALGMPGPQEKDKVCAHEASTGLIQAQLMTNTHILEVFVHEDEGENPKDLRQLAENRAREHAQNLVKMMFKPDAMRKEAGMGMREGRPDVGPV from the coding sequence ATGAAAGTAGGAATTTGCGATACCACTTTTGCACGGGTTGATATGGGTGCTCATGCAATAGACGAAATTAAACAACACGTCGGGAATATAACATTCATAAGGCGGACAGTACCTGGAATTAAAGATTTACCAGTTGCATCAAAAAAATTAATAGAAGAAGAAAACTGTGAAATTGTGATGGCCCTCGGAATGCCGGGTCCTCAAGAAAAAGATAAAGTTTGTGCTCATGAAGCATCAACCGGCCTTATACAGGCCCAGCTTATGACCAATACACATATACTTGAAGTTTTTGTTCATGAAGATGAAGGGGAAAATCCGAAGGACTTAAGACAGCTCGCTGAAAACAGGGCACGTGAACATGCGCAGAATCTGGTTAAAATGATGTTCAAACCCGATGCAATGCGAAAAGAAGCAGGAATGGGTATGAGAGAAGGCCGCCCCGATGTTGGGCCTGTTTAA
- a CDS encoding PAS domain S-box protein produces MKNAKILVIGDENSAKISIKSKLEDLGYTVLAIESHGIKAVKNSGELKPDLILIDINQSGNYIETSKIRKYFNNPIIYLADYSDSQLLEKAELNPPVYIIRKQFSDIELKSTIETALYNDLKLKEGTKNLNAFLNAVNEPAFLIDLKGNILFTNEYTEKTLGEVVDSNIYELLPRPIAAYRKKYVENAIKAKKVTCFEDERYGKHYEYRIYPILDEKDEVSKLSVIGLDVTERKLVENTLKESEEKYRSIFENSTDAIFLTRPDGTILDVNPAAEEMYGYTRDELRKLGRSSIVDKDDPRLHASINERAITGKFKSEFNSIKKDGTKFLTDVTGKLFTDSNGNDKGIIIARNITERKKIENELKEKQRTFETLISNLPGVAYRCMNDPNWTMEFVSEGCLELTGYQPEDIIMNKNVSYEDLIHVDDRKIVWSTIQKALKENKAFKIIYRIITADLKEKYVWEHGRGVYSDEGELIALEGFVTDITKRKKVEKALKKSELYYRTIFENTGTAMLIAGEDTVISLANTECEKLSGYLKEELEGKKSWINFVVEEDIQRLLNYHNIRENEPSRAPKNYELKLQNKQGDIRDVYVTIELIPYTKNRLISLLDITDKKRSRKALKKSERKYRQLVENAHEGIWSVDCEGNTLFVNPRMADMLGYTVDEMINMHLLSFMDEKKAKIVKSHVKNYRDIAEGLYEFKFTKKDGKNIHVNIDITQIYDDHGNYIESLALISDITERRKAEEKLRLASTYNRSLIEASLDPLVTIGSDGKITDVNNSTEIITGYAREQLIGTDFSNYFTEPEKAMKGYQQVFQEGLVRDYPLKIKNRKGFITPVLYNASVYKNEFGDVIGVFAAARDITQLKKAEENIKASLEEKEILLREIHHRVKNNLQIISSLLSLQTGYTKDDETRNVLEESQNRVKSMAIVHEKLYSSENLVKIDFKDYIKDLTDSLFLTYKISPHMIKLNKNIDNIFFNVNTAIPCGLIINELVTNSLKHAFPANYVRGPENGKFSDPTVSDCGPANHRFADPANYVRGPENGKFSDPTASGCGPDKKSADTPTAGHNSNEIQVELHQLKNNLVLIVSDNGVGLPENIDFTNTESLGLRLVNNLVKQIDGTIELDKTEGTKFTITFKELRYKKRI; encoded by the coding sequence ATGAAAAACGCTAAAATTCTCGTCATTGGAGATGAAAATAGCGCAAAGATAAGTATAAAGTCTAAGCTCGAAGATTTAGGCTATACAGTTCTTGCTATTGAATCACATGGTATAAAAGCTGTGAAAAATTCCGGAGAACTAAAACCTGATTTAATTTTAATTGATATTAATCAAAGTGGAAATTACATAGAGACCTCCAAAATAAGGAAGTACTTTAATAATCCCATAATATATTTAGCAGATTATTCTGACAGCCAGTTACTCGAGAAAGCAGAATTAAATCCGCCTGTTTATATTATAAGAAAACAATTTAGCGACATTGAACTTAAAAGCACCATAGAAACTGCTCTTTACAACGATTTAAAATTAAAAGAGGGTACCAAAAATTTAAATGCGTTTTTAAATGCTGTCAATGAACCAGCATTTCTAATAGATTTGAAAGGGAATATACTTTTTACAAATGAATACACTGAAAAAACTTTAGGTGAAGTTGTTGATTCCAATATTTACGAACTTTTGCCGCGACCTATAGCTGCATACAGAAAAAAGTACGTTGAAAATGCCATTAAGGCTAAAAAAGTTACTTGTTTTGAAGATGAACGCTACGGTAAACATTATGAATACCGAATTTATCCAATTTTAGATGAAAAAGATGAAGTATCAAAATTATCAGTTATAGGACTGGATGTTACTGAGCGTAAACTAGTTGAGAATACCTTAAAAGAAAGTGAAGAAAAGTATCGTTCAATTTTTGAAAATAGTACAGATGCCATATTCCTTACACGCCCTGATGGCACTATTTTAGATGTTAATCCTGCTGCAGAAGAAATGTATGGATACACCAGGGATGAGCTGCGTAAATTAGGCAGATCAAGTATTGTTGATAAAGATGATCCTCGATTGCACGCATCTATAAATGAAAGAGCTATTACAGGTAAATTTAAAAGTGAATTTAATTCCATAAAAAAGGATGGAACAAAATTTCTCACAGATGTTACTGGCAAATTATTTACAGATAGCAACGGAAATGACAAAGGAATCATCATTGCAAGGAATATTACTGAACGTAAAAAGATAGAAAATGAATTAAAAGAGAAGCAGCGCACTTTTGAAACTTTAATAAGTAATTTACCTGGAGTTGCCTACAGGTGCATGAATGATCCTAACTGGACAATGGAATTTGTAAGTGAGGGCTGTTTAGAATTAACCGGATATCAACCAGAAGACATCATTATGAATAAAAACGTTTCTTATGAAGATTTAATACATGTTGATGACAGAAAAATTGTTTGGAGTACAATTCAAAAAGCTTTAAAAGAAAACAAAGCATTTAAAATTATTTACAGGATAATCACTGCAGATCTAAAGGAAAAATATGTATGGGAACACGGTAGAGGCGTATATTCTGATGAAGGCGAATTAATTGCTTTAGAAGGATTTGTAACAGATATTACAAAACGTAAAAAAGTAGAGAAAGCACTCAAAAAGTCAGAATTGTATTATAGAACTATTTTTGAAAATACTGGGACTGCAATGTTAATAGCTGGAGAGGACACTGTTATTTCCCTTGCAAATACTGAATGTGAAAAGCTTTCAGGATATTTAAAAGAAGAATTAGAAGGTAAAAAAAGCTGGATAAATTTTGTTGTAGAAGAAGATATACAGCGGCTATTAAACTACCATAATATAAGGGAAAATGAACCTAGCAGAGCTCCAAAAAACTATGAACTTAAGTTACAAAATAAGCAGGGCGACATCAGAGATGTTTATGTAACTATTGAGTTAATCCCCTATACAAAAAATCGGCTAATTTCTCTTTTAGATATTACAGATAAGAAAAGATCACGGAAAGCACTTAAAAAAAGTGAAAGAAAATATCGTCAGCTTGTGGAAAATGCCCATGAAGGTATCTGGTCAGTTGATTGTGAGGGCAACACTCTCTTTGTAAATCCAAGAATGGCAGATATGCTGGGCTATACTGTAGATGAGATGATAAATATGCATTTATTATCTTTTATGGATGAAAAAAAAGCAAAAATTGTTAAATCACATGTGAAAAACTACAGGGATATTGCTGAAGGACTATATGAATTTAAATTTACTAAAAAAGACGGAAAAAATATCCATGTAAATATAGATATCACGCAAATCTATGACGACCACGGCAATTACATAGAATCCTTAGCTTTAATATCAGATATCACTGAACGTAGGAAAGCTGAAGAAAAACTTAGATTAGCAAGTACATATAACCGTAGCTTAATTGAAGCAAGTTTAGACCCTCTTGTAACTATTGGTTCTGATGGAAAAATAACTGACGTAAATAACTCTACAGAAATTATAACTGGTTACGCTCGAGAACAGCTTATAGGGACTGATTTTTCAAACTATTTCACAGAACCTGAAAAAGCCATGAAAGGATATCAACAAGTTTTTCAGGAAGGATTAGTGCGTGATTACCCATTAAAAATTAAAAATAGGAAAGGTTTTATAACACCAGTTTTATATAATGCTTCAGTTTATAAAAACGAATTTGGAGATGTTATAGGTGTATTTGCCGCTGCACGTGATATTACCCAGCTTAAAAAAGCCGAAGAAAATATAAAAGCGTCGCTTGAAGAAAAAGAGATACTGCTTAGAGAAATTCATCACAGGGTTAAAAATAACCTGCAGATAATAAGTTCCCTTTTAAGTCTTCAAACAGGTTATACTAAAGACGATGAAACACGGAATGTCCTTGAAGAGAGCCAAAATCGTGTTAAATCAATGGCAATAGTCCATGAAAAACTTTACAGTTCAGAAAACCTTGTAAAAATAGATTTCAAAGATTATATTAAAGATCTAACAGATAGCCTATTTTTAACCTATAAGATCAGCCCACATATGATAAAATTAAATAAAAATATTGATAATATCTTTTTTAATGTAAATACTGCAATTCCATGCGGCCTTATAATAAATGAACTGGTAACAAACAGCCTGAAACATGCATTTCCAGCGAACTATGTTCGCGGACCTGAAAATGGAAAATTTTCAGATCCAACAGTCTCTGACTGTGGACCAGCAAATCATAGATTTGCAGATCCGGCGAACTATGTTCGCGGACCTGAAAATGGAAAATTTTCAGATCCAACAGCCTCTGGCTGTGGACCAGATAAGAAATCTGCAGATACCCCGACTGCAGGTCATAACTCTAATGAAATACAGGTTGAACTTCACCAATTAAAAAATAATTTAGTACTAATAGTCTCAGATAACGGTGTGGGCTTACCTGAAAATATAGACTTCACAAACACAGAATCTTTAGGGCTACGTTTAGTAAATAACCTGGTTAAACAGATCGATGGTACTATTGAACTGGATAAAACAGAAGGTACTAAATTTACAATTACTTTTAAAGAATTGAGATATAAAAAAAGAATTTAA
- a CDS encoding carboxymuconolactone decarboxylase family protein: MKEEVFFSKGMPHVKKDYPDLYEAIVHLNNATYTGKTLDYKTQKLIAIAVNAAASDDRAIRKQMVSGMKELGITKDEIMDALRVVLLTAGKPAFTKSVAILYKLLEDPEMVKCIK, encoded by the coding sequence ATGAAAGAAGAAGTATTTTTCAGCAAAGGAATGCCTCATGTTAAAAAAGATTATCCAGACCTTTATGAAGCAATTGTACATTTAAATAATGCCACATATACCGGTAAAACCCTAGATTATAAAACTCAAAAGTTAATAGCCATAGCAGTAAATGCAGCAGCTTCTGATGACAGGGCAATAAGAAAACAAATGGTAAGCGGAATGAAAGAACTCGGAATTACAAAAGATGAGATAATGGACGCTTTAAGGGTTGTCCTGTTAACTGCAGGGAAACCAGCATTTACCAAATCAGTTGCAATACTATATAAATTACTTGAAGACCCAGAAATGGTAAAATGTATTAAATGA
- a CDS encoding sensor histidine kinase has protein sequence MVSAFIILSLGIYSYKKRSSTLHTYFIFFMISIFLWCLGAGMEFFSIAIWAKVFWIKVTYFGVATVAPLWFIFVLNYANYEKYLKPTYIRLLFLIPAIIIIMAFTNEWHGLLWPNIIPTSSQPGAVLIYEHGPIFFINMIYSFSLTIIGLIILIKTLIKSSRKYRQQISILIMVGLIPLIFSSLYAFHVLPIVGLDFSPFALVIAGMLLALSIFKFHFLDILPVAHKILFKNMVNGVLVFDDNEKLMEVNSAASLIGISQEDINRNADEVFGKFEELKSVYMARKSESEVFLGEPLNQWIQAQITPIYDDEDIFQGHLLIIQDINKRKKLEDELKKSLEEKDLMMKEIHHRVKNNFMIIQSLLQLQSRHINDEDVLEIFKESQNRIKSMAFVHQRLYQHDNLKKINFGDYPETLASDIFKSYVSKPDQIILDIDTEDVALDIDTAIPLGLILNELISNSLKYAFSDGRNGRLMVKSYLKGSKYGLIVSDDGIGLPEGLDYKKSDSLGLKLIHSLSDQIGADVKLDTTNGTKFEITFEVKN, from the coding sequence ATGGTAAGCGCATTCATAATTTTATCTTTAGGTATTTACAGTTATAAAAAACGTTCATCCACATTACATACTTACTTCATTTTTTTCATGATATCCATATTTTTATGGTGCCTTGGAGCAGGAATGGAATTTTTCAGCATTGCAATATGGGCAAAGGTATTCTGGATTAAAGTTACTTACTTTGGAGTAGCTACAGTTGCACCCCTCTGGTTTATATTTGTATTAAACTATGCTAATTATGAGAAATATTTAAAACCTACCTACATCAGGCTTCTTTTCTTGATACCCGCTATCATTATAATTATGGCATTTACAAATGAATGGCACGGATTGCTGTGGCCAAATATAATCCCAACTTCCAGCCAGCCAGGAGCTGTTTTAATTTACGAACACGGCCCTATTTTTTTCATCAACATGATATACAGTTTCTCCCTGACTATAATAGGACTAATTATTTTAATTAAAACATTAATAAAGTCTTCTAGAAAGTATCGACAACAGATTTCCATTTTAATAATGGTTGGGTTAATACCATTAATTTTTAGCAGTCTTTATGCATTTCACGTTCTCCCCATTGTAGGGCTAGATTTCTCCCCATTTGCACTTGTCATAGCTGGAATGCTGCTTGCTTTAAGTATTTTCAAGTTCCATTTCCTTGATATTCTTCCAGTAGCCCATAAAATACTATTTAAAAATATGGTCAACGGTGTTCTGGTCTTTGATGATAATGAAAAGTTAATGGAAGTAAATTCTGCTGCCAGTCTAATAGGTATAAGCCAGGAAGATATTAACAGGAATGCAGATGAAGTTTTCGGCAAATTTGAAGAACTTAAATCAGTTTACATGGCACGTAAGTCCGAATCAGAGGTATTTTTAGGAGAACCATTAAATCAATGGATTCAAGCTCAGATTACCCCCATCTACGATGATGAAGATATATTTCAGGGACATTTGCTAATAATTCAGGACATAAATAAACGCAAAAAACTGGAAGATGAATTAAAAAAATCACTGGAAGAAAAAGATCTCATGATGAAAGAAATTCATCACAGAGTCAAGAACAACTTCATGATTATACAGAGCCTCCTTCAATTACAATCACGGCATATAAACGATGAAGATGTTTTAGAGATTTTTAAAGAAAGTCAAAATCGGATTAAATCAATGGCATTTGTCCATCAGCGTTTGTACCAGCATGATAACCTCAAAAAAATTAATTTCGGAGATTATCCTGAAACTTTAGCTTCGGATATTTTCAAAAGTTATGTGAGCAAACCAGATCAAATAATATTAGATATAGATACAGAAGATGTTGCACTAGATATAGATACAGCTATTCCCCTGGGGTTAATTCTAAATGAGCTGATTTCTAACAGCTTAAAATATGCATTTTCAGATGGTAGAAACGGCCGATTAATGGTTAAATCTTATTTAAAAGGCAGTAAATACGGTTTAATAGTCAGTGATGATGGAATAGGGCTCCCAGAAGGATTAGATTACAAAAAATCAGATTCTTTAGGCTTAAAATTAATACACAGTTTATCTGATCAAATAGGGGCAGATGTTAAATTAGATACAACAAATGGAACTAAATTTGAAATTACATTTGAAGTCAAAAACTAA
- a CDS encoding 50S ribosomal protein L15e, which yields MYKYIRDAWKNPSDSFVKELMQQRAPQWRRESVIQRIDRPTRLDRARSLGYKAKKGYVVVRTRVRRGGRRKTRFTAGRKPKRQGVNKITPAKSIKRIAEERVAKRYPNLEVLNSYWVWEDGKFKFFEVILVDPNSPSIKADKNINWICEKQHTSRALRGLTSEGKKTRGLRGKGKGAEKAR from the coding sequence ATGTATAAATATATAAGAGACGCATGGAAAAATCCAAGCGATTCCTTCGTCAAGGAGCTTATGCAACAGAGAGCTCCTCAGTGGAGAAGGGAAAGCGTAATTCAGAGAATAGACAGACCTACAAGACTTGACAGAGCAAGGTCTTTAGGATATAAAGCTAAAAAAGGATATGTTGTTGTAAGGACCCGAGTTAGGAGAGGTGGAAGAAGAAAAACAAGATTCACCGCCGGTAGAAAACCTAAAAGACAGGGTGTCAACAAAATAACCCCTGCAAAATCCATTAAAAGGATTGCAGAAGAAAGAGTAGCCAAAAGGTACCCGAACTTAGAAGTTTTAAACTCATACTGGGTATGGGAAGATGGAAAATTCAAATTTTTTGAAGTTATACTAGTTGATCCAAACAGTCCATCAATTAAAGCGGATAAAAACATAAACTGGATCTGTGAAAAACAGCACACAAGCCGTGCGCTTCGTGGACTCACAAGTGAAGGTAAAAAAACCCGTGGACTTCGAGGAAAAGGTAAAGGCGCTGAAAAGGCCAGATAA
- a CDS encoding RNA-binding domain-containing protein, which yields MIHNISYRVFVYGTENEEKVKGAVKTLFPNSHPQTDTTEGYFKNPVLILHDKISKNREIKNFIMILKEIDAASKKRLLSGLENKMDERGNLFLRFNKQRAYLGDLKIIEHGDAIHVKINIAAYPAKKENAMEIARDIFGA from the coding sequence ATGATCCATAACATTTCATATCGTGTATTTGTTTATGGAACAGAAAATGAGGAAAAAGTGAAAGGGGCAGTCAAAACCCTCTTTCCCAATTCTCATCCTCAAACTGATACTACAGAAGGCTATTTTAAAAATCCTGTTTTAATATTACATGATAAAATATCCAAAAACCGTGAAATTAAAAATTTTATCATGATATTAAAAGAAATTGACGCTGCCAGTAAAAAACGACTTCTCAGTGGACTGGAAAATAAAATGGATGAGCGAGGAAATTTGTTCTTAAGATTTAATAAACAGAGAGCATACCTTGGAGATTTAAAGATAATCGAACATGGAGATGCAATACACGTTAAAATAAATATAGCTGCTTATCCTGCAAAAAAAGAAAACGCAATGGAAATTGCAAGGGATATTTTTGGTGCATAA
- the rnp3 gene encoding ribonuclease P protein component 3 has protein sequence MFFDFHVHNTHLAREAKRLGYSGIALIQSSKNYNKTVSINPQDDFSVFSGVEIYAKNPEDLRKKVQKFREHNEVLIVNGGDIKINRAACEDPRVDILAHPYKNRRDSGINHVVAKKAAENNVAIELSINSMIKTRLSLRAKILSQFRQILKLQRKFKFPLIITSNAYSIYDLRTPEDITAFAGCLEMTHDEIISSLSKNPADIIERSRIRKNVIVQGARTIEQDD, from the coding sequence ATGTTTTTTGATTTTCATGTTCACAATACCCATTTAGCCCGCGAAGCCAAACGGCTAGGATACAGCGGAATTGCACTTATACAATCTTCCAAAAATTATAATAAAACCGTCAGTATCAACCCGCAAGATGATTTCAGCGTCTTCAGTGGTGTTGAAATATATGCAAAAAATCCTGAAGATTTAAGAAAGAAAGTTCAAAAATTTAGAGAACACAACGAAGTTTTAATAGTAAACGGCGGCGATATAAAAATAAACAGAGCCGCATGTGAAGATCCGCGGGTCGATATACTGGCACATCCCTACAAAAATAGAAGAGACAGTGGGATAAACCATGTAGTTGCAAAGAAAGCCGCAGAAAACAATGTTGCAATTGAACTCAGTATTAATTCTATGATTAAAACACGCTTATCACTAAGAGCAAAAATTCTAAGTCAATTCAGGCAAATTTTAAAGCTCCAGCGAAAATTCAAATTTCCACTAATAATTACAAGTAATGCTTATTCTATATATGATCTCAGGACTCCTGAAGATATAACTGCCTTTGCAGGCTGCCTGGAAATGACCCATGACGAAATTATAAGTTCATTATCTAAAAATCCTGCAGATATAATAGAACGGAGCAGGATAAGGAAAAATGTTATAGTACAAGGGGCTAGAACTATAGAACAGGATGATTAA
- a CDS encoding Rpp14/Pop5 family protein gives MKLKILPPTLRNDKRYISFEAVSEVPLGKEDVISLVWESSLNFHGECKTSKFDLWVMRIWSLKSADDKNIIKGILQCNREEVSSVRAAILLVNKFKGKRVVFHTIGISGTIKAGIKKFIKLEK, from the coding sequence ATGAAGCTTAAAATACTGCCCCCTACACTAAGGAATGATAAAAGATACATCTCATTTGAAGCTGTATCAGAAGTACCTTTGGGTAAAGAAGACGTGATCTCGCTGGTATGGGAATCTTCATTGAATTTCCACGGCGAATGTAAGACAAGTAAATTTGATCTGTGGGTTATGAGGATCTGGTCCCTCAAATCAGCTGATGATAAGAATATAATTAAAGGAATTCTCCAGTGTAATAGAGAAGAAGTAAGTTCAGTAAGAGCAGCGATCTTGCTTGTAAATAAATTTAAAGGCAAACGAGTAGTCTTTCATACCATCGGTATTTCCGGAACAATCAAAGCCGGAATAAAAAAGTTTATTAAACTAGAAAAATAA
- the psmA gene encoding archaeal proteasome endopeptidase complex subunit alpha, giving the protein MQPMPGAGYDRAITVFSPDGRLFQVEYAREAVKRGTTSLGVKSGEGIVLVVDKRPTSKLVEPKSIEKIFQIDEHIGAATSGLVADARALIERARIESQVNKITYNEPIRVDSLAKKICDMKQMYTQHGGVRPFGSALIIGGVTETECRLFETDPSGALIEYKATAIGAGRQIAMDEFEKKYKEGMKLNEAIDLALDAVYEATEGKTSAESVEIAVIDFETKRFRKLSEEEIEEYVEELLLRKPKEEEEEGEEEEE; this is encoded by the coding sequence ATGCAACCGATGCCAGGAGCAGGATATGATAGGGCTATAACTGTATTTAGCCCAGATGGAAGACTTTTTCAGGTTGAATATGCGAGAGAAGCTGTAAAAAGAGGTACAACTTCATTAGGTGTTAAATCGGGTGAAGGTATCGTACTTGTTGTTGATAAAAGACCTACCAGCAAACTCGTTGAACCAAAATCAATAGAAAAAATATTCCAGATTGATGAACATATTGGTGCAGCGACCTCCGGACTTGTAGCTGATGCAAGGGCCTTAATTGAGAGAGCAAGAATAGAATCTCAGGTTAACAAAATAACCTATAACGAACCAATCAGAGTAGATAGTTTAGCTAAAAAAATATGCGACATGAAACAGATGTATACCCAGCACGGCGGGGTAAGGCCTTTTGGTTCAGCTCTAATAATTGGAGGAGTAACTGAAACTGAATGCAGATTATTTGAAACTGACCCTAGTGGTGCGCTAATTGAATACAAAGCAACTGCAATAGGCGCTGGAAGACAAATAGCAATGGATGAATTCGAGAAGAAATACAAAGAAGGCATGAAATTAAATGAAGCTATTGATCTAGCATTAGATGCTGTTTATGAAGCCACTGAAGGTAAAACAAGCGCTGAAAGTGTAGAAATTGCAGTTATAGATTTCGAAACTAAACGATTCAGAAAATTATCAGAAGAAGAAATAGAAGAATATGTTGAAGAACTTCTCTTAAGAAAGCCTAAGGAGGAAGAGGAAGAAGGAGAAGAAGAAGAGGAGTAA
- a CDS encoding ribosome assembly factor SBDS, translating to MVTLEDSVIARLEYYGERFEILVDPDLASEFKRGKNIPLEEILAVEEIFKDVKKGDKASEESMNKAFNSTDPLEAAALILKKGQVQLTAQQRKEMLEEKRKKIIAKITREAINPQTRLPHPARRIEKAMEEAKVHIDPFKSVDEQVNIVLKAIRVKIPIRFEHVNVAIRIPGDYAGKVYSVISDFGKTKKEEWQKDGSWIAVVEVPGGLQESFDRKLSELTGGQVETKIVK from the coding sequence ATGGTCACTCTTGAAGATTCAGTTATAGCCCGTCTGGAATACTACGGAGAACGTTTTGAAATCTTAGTAGATCCAGATCTTGCTTCCGAGTTTAAAAGAGGCAAAAACATACCATTAGAGGAAATACTAGCTGTTGAAGAGATATTTAAAGATGTTAAGAAGGGAGATAAAGCATCTGAAGAATCAATGAATAAAGCTTTTAATAGTACAGATCCTCTAGAAGCTGCAGCCTTAATACTTAAAAAAGGCCAGGTACAGTTAACTGCCCAGCAGCGAAAAGAAATGTTAGAAGAGAAAAGAAAGAAAATTATTGCAAAAATAACAAGAGAAGCCATAAATCCACAGACAAGACTTCCTCATCCTGCAAGAAGAATTGAAAAAGCCATGGAAGAGGCTAAAGTTCATATTGATCCATTTAAAAGTGTTGATGAACAGGTAAATATTGTTCTTAAAGCCATTCGTGTTAAAATACCAATAAGATTTGAACATGTAAATGTAGCAATTAGAATTCCTGGAGATTACGCAGGAAAAGTATATTCTGTAATTTCAGATTTTGGAAAAACAAAAAAAGAAGAATGGCAAAAAGACGGATCATGGATCGCTGTGGTTGAAGTACCTGGTGGCCTACAGGAGAGCTTTGACAGGAAGTTAAGCGAACTTACAGGCGGACAGGTGGAAACCAAAATAGTAAAATAA
- the rrp41 gene encoding exosome complex exonuclease Rrp41, whose translation MIIILTNNNDNLRADGRVFNELRPLKIEAGVLEKADGSAYLEIGGNKILAAVYGPRELHVRRIMRPDMAVIRCRYNMAPFSVGERKRPGPDRRSVEISKITADALRPAIFLEKFPRSTIDVFIEILEAEGGTRCAGITAASVALADAGIPMKDLVASCAAGKANGNVILDLSEDEDKEGEADLPIAIMPRSGEISLLQMDGHMTPDEFDKALDLAIEGCKQISEAQKNAIKDRYGEENG comes from the coding sequence GTGATTATTATCTTAACAAACAATAATGACAATTTAAGGGCAGATGGAAGAGTATTCAATGAATTAAGACCATTAAAAATAGAAGCAGGTGTTTTAGAAAAAGCAGATGGATCTGCATATCTCGAGATAGGGGGCAATAAAATTCTTGCTGCTGTTTATGGTCCAAGGGAATTACATGTAAGACGTATAATGAGGCCTGACATGGCAGTCATAAGGTGCAGATACAATATGGCGCCATTTTCTGTTGGAGAAAGAAAGAGGCCAGGACCAGACAGGAGATCTGTTGAGATATCTAAAATAACAGCAGACGCTTTAAGACCTGCCATATTTTTAGAAAAATTCCCAAGATCAACAATTGATGTATTTATAGAAATCCTCGAAGCTGAAGGTGGTACAAGATGTGCAGGAATAACTGCCGCTTCAGTAGCTCTAGCAGATGCAGGAATACCAATGAAAGATTTAGTTGCTTCCTGTGCAGCTGGAAAAGCTAACGGTAATGTAATACTGGATCTCTCCGAAGATGAGGATAAAGAAGGTGAAGCTGATTTACCTATTGCTATTATGCCAAGATCTGGCGAAATAAGCCTTCTCCAGATGGATGGACATATGACACCTGATGAATTTGATAAAGCATTAGATCTTGCAATTGAAGGATGTAAACAAATCAGTGAAGCGCAGAAAAATGCCATTAAAGATAGGTATGGTGAAGAAAATGGTTAA